The following proteins come from a genomic window of Mycobacterium sp. DL:
- a CDS encoding substrate-binding domain-containing protein, with translation MTFKRLAAFAGAGVLALGIVSCSSTGGAPEGSGEGSGGGTVDTPRMTIAMITHEVPGDSFWDLIRKGAEAAAQKDNIELRYSNDPEAPNQANLVQSAVDSGVDGIAVTLAKPDAMAPAVAAAQAADIPVVAFNSGFDNFKQMGVQGYFGQDERLAGIAAGERLTADGAQKVLCVIQEQGQVALESRCAGVTEGFQGQTEILNVNSRDMPSVESTMTAKLQQDPEVSHVVALGAPIALTAVQSKSNAGSDATIVTFDTNAALVDAIESGDVEWAVDQQPYLQGYLAIDALWLYLSNKNLIGGGEPTLTGPSFIDSSNIDAVAELARGGTR, from the coding sequence ATGACGTTCAAGCGACTCGCGGCGTTCGCCGGGGCAGGCGTGCTGGCGTTGGGGATTGTGTCGTGCTCGTCGACAGGAGGAGCACCCGAGGGGTCCGGAGAGGGCTCTGGTGGCGGCACCGTCGACACCCCCCGAATGACCATCGCGATGATCACCCATGAAGTACCCGGTGACTCGTTCTGGGATCTGATCCGCAAAGGCGCAGAGGCCGCGGCGCAGAAGGACAACATCGAGCTGCGGTATTCCAACGACCCGGAGGCCCCCAACCAGGCGAACCTGGTGCAGAGCGCGGTGGACAGCGGCGTTGACGGTATTGCCGTCACGCTCGCCAAGCCTGACGCGATGGCGCCCGCGGTCGCAGCGGCGCAGGCGGCCGACATTCCGGTTGTGGCGTTCAACTCCGGTTTCGACAACTTCAAGCAGATGGGTGTGCAGGGTTACTTCGGGCAGGACGAGAGGCTCGCCGGAATCGCTGCCGGGGAGAGGCTCACCGCCGACGGCGCTCAGAAGGTGCTCTGTGTGATCCAGGAGCAGGGCCAGGTCGCACTCGAATCTCGCTGCGCAGGAGTCACGGAAGGATTTCAGGGGCAGACCGAAATTCTGAACGTCAACAGCCGAGACATGCCGTCGGTGGAGTCCACGATGACCGCGAAGCTGCAGCAGGACCCCGAGGTCAGCCATGTTGTCGCGTTGGGCGCGCCGATCGCACTGACCGCCGTTCAGTCGAAGAGCAATGCCGGTAGCGACGCCACGATCGTCACCTTCGACACCAACGCCGCACTGGTCGACGCGATCGAGAGCGGCGATGTCGAGTGGGCGGTCGATCAGCAGCCCTACCTCCAGGGTTACCTCGCCATCGATGCGCTGTGGCTGTACCTGAGCAACAAGAACCTGATCGGCGGCGGTGAGCCGACACTCACCGGACCGTCCTTCATCGACTCATCCAACATCGACGCCGTGGCCGAACTGGCCAGGGGCGGAACTCGATAG
- a CDS encoding MCE family protein — MKDDFKGAAWRLSVFLTVCALATFALLTVFAQFRFGSGKSYFAEFTNVSGLKGDDLVRIAGVEVGIIQDISFNPDSTVRVEFSADDSVMVTDGTRAAVRYDNVIGGRYLALEEGPGGLPALPSGGTIPVTRTHPALDLDSVIGGFKPLFRALDPGQVNALSGQLISALEGQGATIGSFLEQAAIVTNTLADRDDLIGQVVDNLSVVLGSLGSQTDRLDIAVVSLSELVHGLAERRVDISHSVAYIDAAAGSLADLLAQSRRPFSTVVQQTDRSAAIAVADHEYLDRLFNTLPDKYRALGRQGMYGDFFSFYLCELVLKVNGKGGQPVYVKIAGQDSGRCAPR; from the coding sequence GTGAAGGACGACTTCAAGGGCGCGGCGTGGCGCCTGTCGGTGTTTCTGACAGTGTGCGCGTTGGCCACCTTTGCGCTGCTCACAGTCTTCGCCCAGTTTCGATTCGGTAGCGGCAAAAGCTATTTCGCCGAGTTCACGAACGTCTCCGGGCTCAAGGGCGATGACCTGGTACGGATCGCGGGGGTCGAGGTGGGCATTATCCAGGACATCTCGTTCAATCCCGACTCGACGGTCCGCGTGGAGTTTTCCGCCGACGATTCGGTCATGGTCACCGATGGCACGCGTGCGGCGGTCCGATACGACAACGTCATCGGCGGCCGGTATCTGGCGCTCGAGGAGGGGCCCGGAGGACTCCCGGCCCTGCCATCCGGTGGGACCATCCCGGTGACACGAACGCACCCCGCTCTCGATCTGGATTCGGTGATCGGCGGCTTCAAGCCGTTGTTCCGGGCGCTGGACCCCGGTCAGGTCAATGCTCTGAGCGGCCAGCTGATCTCGGCACTCGAGGGTCAGGGTGCCACGATCGGGTCTTTTCTCGAACAGGCGGCGATAGTGACCAACACCCTGGCCGATCGGGACGATCTGATCGGACAGGTCGTGGACAACCTCAGCGTGGTGCTCGGATCGCTGGGTAGCCAAACCGATCGCCTCGACATCGCGGTGGTGTCGCTGTCGGAACTGGTGCACGGGCTCGCGGAACGCCGCGTCGACATCTCCCACAGCGTGGCCTACATCGATGCCGCCGCGGGATCGCTGGCCGACCTGTTGGCCCAGTCTCGTCGGCCGTTCTCCACTGTGGTGCAGCAGACCGACCGCTCTGCCGCGATCGCCGTGGCTGACCACGAGTATCTCGACAGACTGTTCAACACCTTGCCGGACAAATATCGGGCGCTCGGGCGCCAGGGCATGTACGGCGACTTCTTCAGCTTCTACCTCTGCGAGCTCGTGTTGAAGGTCAACGGGAAGGGCGGCCAGCCGGTGTATGTGAAGATCGCCGGGCAGGACTCGGGGCGGTGCGCACCGAGATGA
- a CDS encoding MCE family protein, with protein MKSFAERNPLVIGIVGAAVVSLAVVGALQYQNLPVVNQVNTYSAYFADAGGLFTGATVEVSGYPAGRVSGIELDGAAVLVRFTVDKNIAMGEATHAGIKTKSLLGTKMLAVVPQGGGRLEGPIPMNRTVSPYQLPDALGDLAETISGLDTDQLSDSLSTVSEAFAHTPEELSDAVQGIARFAQTLNKRDTELRSLLDNAAKATGVLAHRSDQVARLISDTNALLAQLRTQSDAVSRIWTNISAAAQQLKAFIAENREQLRPALDKLNGVLTIVDNRKERLQEAITLLNKYAMSLGESLSSGPFFKAYVANLLPGQFVQPFVDAAFSDLGLDPSVLPPSQLTDPQTGQPGTPALPVPYPRTGQGGEPRLHLPDAITGNPVDGRYPYLEPLPAPPPGGPPPGPPALEPVGQR; from the coding sequence ATGAAATCCTTCGCCGAGCGCAACCCGTTGGTGATCGGGATCGTCGGTGCCGCAGTCGTTTCCCTGGCGGTGGTGGGAGCGCTGCAGTACCAGAACCTGCCCGTGGTCAACCAGGTCAATACGTACTCCGCCTACTTTGCCGATGCTGGAGGGCTCTTCACCGGTGCGACGGTCGAGGTTTCCGGCTATCCGGCGGGCAGGGTGTCGGGCATCGAGCTCGACGGTGCCGCGGTGCTGGTGCGCTTTACCGTCGACAAGAACATCGCCATGGGTGAGGCGACGCACGCCGGCATCAAGACGAAGAGTCTGCTGGGAACCAAGATGCTCGCCGTCGTGCCGCAGGGCGGCGGCCGCCTCGAGGGGCCCATCCCGATGAACCGGACGGTGTCGCCCTACCAATTGCCCGACGCCCTCGGCGATCTGGCCGAGACGATCAGTGGACTCGACACCGACCAACTGTCGGACTCTCTGTCGACGGTGTCGGAGGCGTTCGCCCACACCCCTGAGGAGCTCAGCGATGCGGTCCAGGGAATTGCGCGATTCGCCCAGACACTCAACAAACGAGACACCGAGTTACGCAGCCTGCTCGACAACGCAGCCAAGGCGACGGGAGTCCTGGCGCACCGCAGCGATCAGGTGGCCCGGCTCATCTCCGACACCAACGCGCTGCTTGCGCAGCTGCGCACCCAAAGTGATGCAGTCAGCCGCATCTGGACCAATATTTCCGCTGCGGCACAACAGCTCAAGGCGTTCATCGCCGAGAACCGCGAGCAGCTGCGGCCGGCGCTGGACAAACTCAACGGGGTGCTGACCATCGTCGACAACCGCAAGGAACGCCTTCAGGAGGCGATCACACTGCTCAACAAATACGCGATGTCGCTGGGGGAGTCGCTGTCCTCCGGGCCGTTTTTCAAGGCCTATGTGGCGAACCTGCTGCCCGGCCAGTTCGTGCAGCCGTTCGTCGACGCCGCCTTCTCCGATCTCGGGCTGGACCCGAGCGTGTTACCGCCGTCGCAGCTGACCGACCCCCAGACCGGTCAGCCCGGTACGCCGGCACTGCCGGTGCCCTACCCGCGCACGGGCCAGGGCGGTGAGCCCAGGCTGCACCTTCCCGACGCCATCACCGGCAACCCGGTTGATGGGCGTTACCCGTACCTCGAACCACTGCCCGCGCCGCCACCTGGCGGACCGCCGCCGGGGCCACCCGCGCTCGAACCGGTGGGACAGCGATGA
- a CDS encoding LacI family DNA-binding transcriptional regulator — protein MTRRPTLEDVAQRAGCSRALVSIVMRDAVGASDLTRERVKQVADEIGYRPDPHAQRLRRHRSKLVGVTFAAGQEFHADVVDSLYVATEALGYDVVLSAVTPHHDEARAVRTLVDDRCEGLVLIGPQISTRRLSELASRIPVVVVARRTRGVDAVRSDDVAGAVLGVDHLVGLGHRRIVYLDGGRAPGAAERLRGYRRAVRAAGLPELVATGGLTERDGADAASSLLAADELPDAVFAFNDRCALGVMDVLIRSGVSVPQQVSVMGFDDSPLAGLTHISLTTIRQDCVALARAAVARLMERLEGTVEAADAVDVVCEPALVVRGSTIPRL, from the coding sequence GTGACGCGCAGACCGACGCTCGAGGACGTGGCCCAACGCGCCGGGTGTTCAAGGGCATTGGTGTCGATCGTGATGCGCGACGCGGTCGGCGCGAGTGATCTCACCCGCGAGCGCGTGAAACAGGTGGCCGACGAGATCGGTTACCGGCCGGACCCGCATGCCCAGCGGTTGCGTCGGCATCGCTCGAAGCTCGTCGGAGTGACATTCGCCGCGGGGCAGGAATTCCACGCCGATGTCGTCGACAGCCTCTACGTCGCCACCGAAGCGCTCGGATACGACGTTGTGCTCAGCGCCGTCACGCCGCATCACGACGAAGCCCGTGCCGTCCGGACGCTGGTCGACGATCGATGCGAAGGTCTGGTGCTGATCGGTCCGCAGATCTCGACGCGCCGACTCTCCGAGCTGGCATCGCGGATCCCGGTGGTGGTGGTGGCGCGTCGAACGCGCGGTGTTGATGCTGTGCGCAGTGACGACGTGGCCGGTGCTGTCCTGGGTGTGGACCATCTGGTGGGCCTGGGGCACCGCCGGATCGTCTACCTGGACGGGGGTCGGGCGCCCGGTGCCGCCGAGAGGTTGCGCGGCTACCGGCGGGCGGTCCGGGCCGCGGGCCTACCCGAACTGGTCGCGACGGGCGGCCTGACGGAACGGGACGGGGCCGACGCGGCATCGTCCCTGCTCGCGGCCGACGAGCTTCCGGACGCGGTCTTCGCCTTCAACGACCGCTGCGCGCTCGGCGTGATGGACGTCTTGATTCGATCGGGTGTGTCTGTACCGCAACAGGTCTCGGTCATGGGCTTCGACGACAGCCCGCTGGCGGGGCTGACCCACATCAGCCTCACGACGATCCGTCAGGACTGTGTCGCTCTGGCCCGCGCGGCGGTGGCGAGGCTGATGGAGCGCCTGGAGGGCACTGTCGAGGCGGCGGATGCCGTCGACGTCGTGTGCGAACCGGCCCTCGTGGTGCGTGGCTCGACCATCCCGCGTCTCTGA
- a CDS encoding MCE family protein yields the protein MQPRAGGPRLHNAWWTAILLVIIAAFLLVTTGIYNGTFRSYVPVTLTSERSGLVMETGAKVKLRGVEVGRVRAIGGADAGASLELDIYPDQIQFIPANVQAQIQATTAFGAKFVDLVYPADPSTERLAAGAVLRSINISTEVNTIFENLSDFLKMVDPAKLNAVLSAVAEGVRGRGEKMGQATTDLNVVLTALNERNETIRQDWRSFKSFNDTYAAVASDIVTILDGASTTSTTVVDHAAGLDALLLNTIGMSRAGTELLGSSKDSLVGLVGALQPTTSLLHKYSPVYTCFLQGATWFLDNGGYDAWGGGNGRSIQLDVGLLFGNDAYKYPENLPVIAAKGGPGGRPGCGSLPDATKNFPVRQLITNTGWGTGLDIRPNPGIGHPCWANYLPVTRANPEPPSIRQCLPGPAPGPAPTPSAPAP from the coding sequence GTGCAGCCCCGTGCGGGAGGGCCCCGCCTCCACAACGCTTGGTGGACCGCGATTCTGCTCGTGATTATCGCGGCGTTCCTCCTCGTCACCACCGGAATCTACAACGGGACATTCCGCTCCTACGTACCAGTGACTTTGACGTCAGAGCGCTCCGGGTTGGTGATGGAGACCGGAGCGAAGGTCAAATTGCGCGGTGTCGAGGTCGGTCGGGTCCGCGCCATCGGTGGCGCGGACGCCGGGGCCAGCCTGGAACTGGATATCTACCCCGACCAGATCCAGTTCATCCCGGCCAATGTGCAGGCCCAGATCCAGGCTACGACCGCCTTCGGGGCAAAGTTTGTCGACCTGGTGTACCCGGCCGACCCGAGCACGGAAAGACTTGCCGCCGGTGCGGTGTTGCGCTCCATCAACATCAGCACCGAGGTCAACACGATCTTCGAGAACCTGTCCGATTTCCTGAAGATGGTTGATCCGGCGAAACTCAACGCGGTGCTCAGCGCCGTAGCGGAAGGCGTACGCGGCCGCGGCGAGAAGATGGGGCAGGCGACCACTGATCTGAACGTGGTCCTGACCGCGCTCAACGAGCGCAACGAAACCATCCGTCAGGACTGGCGGTCTTTCAAGAGCTTCAACGACACCTACGCCGCGGTCGCCTCCGACATCGTCACGATCCTGGATGGAGCAAGCACGACCAGCACGACCGTTGTGGATCATGCCGCCGGGCTGGACGCCCTGCTGCTCAACACCATTGGTATGTCGAGGGCCGGCACCGAACTCCTCGGTTCCAGCAAGGACAGTCTCGTCGGCTTGGTCGGGGCGCTGCAACCGACGACCAGCCTGCTCCACAAGTACAGCCCGGTGTACACCTGCTTCCTGCAAGGGGCGACGTGGTTTCTCGACAACGGCGGGTACGACGCCTGGGGCGGGGGCAACGGCCGGTCCATCCAACTCGATGTCGGCCTGCTCTTCGGCAACGACGCATACAAATACCCGGAGAATCTGCCCGTCATAGCCGCGAAGGGCGGACCGGGGGGCCGACCCGGGTGTGGTTCGCTGCCCGACGCCACCAAGAACTTCCCGGTTCGCCAGCTCATCACCAACACCGGCTGGGGTACGGGATTGGACATCCGGCCGAATCCTGGTATCGGCCATCCGTGTTGGGCCAATTACCTACCGGTGACACGCGCCAATCCCGAGCCGCCGAGCATCAGGCAGTGCCTGCCCGGGCCTGCGCCGGGCCCGGCGCCCACCCCGTCAGCGCCCGCCCCGTGA
- a CDS encoding ABC transporter permease yields MSAGVPSKPLGRLHHAVDDFAAGWNRIGGQVRFYAETVAAIPDAVVHYRTELLRLIAQMGLGSGALVVVGGTVAIVGFLTMTTGALVAVQGYNQLASVGFEALTGFASAFFNVRLIVPGTTSVALSATIGAAATAQLGAMRINEEIDALEVIGIRSVTYLAATRVLAGVIVVIPLYCVAVMMAFLAARFGTTVIYGQGAGVYDHYFGTFLSPTDLIWSFFQCVAMTVVIMLVHTYYGFTASGGPAGVGEAVGRAVRTSMVVAAVEIVMISLAVYGQSGNFNLAG; encoded by the coding sequence ATGAGCGCCGGCGTCCCGAGCAAGCCACTCGGTCGACTCCACCATGCAGTTGACGACTTCGCCGCGGGCTGGAACCGCATCGGTGGGCAGGTGCGTTTCTACGCCGAGACGGTGGCAGCGATTCCGGACGCGGTCGTTCATTACCGCACCGAGTTGTTGCGGCTGATCGCTCAAATGGGGCTCGGCAGTGGAGCGCTGGTCGTGGTCGGCGGCACCGTGGCGATCGTCGGCTTCCTGACCATGACGACAGGCGCTCTTGTTGCGGTGCAGGGATACAACCAGCTGGCGTCGGTGGGATTCGAGGCGCTCACCGGATTCGCCTCCGCCTTCTTCAACGTGCGGCTGATCGTCCCGGGCACCACGTCGGTGGCGCTGTCCGCCACGATCGGCGCTGCGGCGACTGCTCAGCTGGGTGCCATGCGGATCAACGAGGAGATCGACGCACTCGAGGTGATCGGCATCCGCAGCGTCACCTACCTTGCCGCCACCCGCGTGCTGGCGGGAGTGATCGTGGTGATCCCGCTGTACTGCGTCGCGGTGATGATGGCTTTCCTCGCAGCCCGATTCGGCACCACGGTGATCTACGGACAAGGTGCCGGTGTCTACGATCACTATTTCGGGACCTTCCTCAGCCCCACCGACCTCATCTGGTCCTTCTTCCAGTGTGTGGCGATGACGGTGGTCATCATGCTGGTGCACACGTACTACGGTTTCACCGCCTCCGGCGGACCGGCAGGTGTCGGGGAGGCAGTCGGTCGCGCGGTGCGTACCTCGATGGTTGTTGCCGCAGTGGAGATCGTGATGATCTCGCTGGCGGTCTACGGCCAGTCCGGCAACTTCAACCTGGCGGGTTAG
- a CDS encoding TIM barrel protein has protein sequence MSSFQLAVSSEMVFTDLPILDRVRRIDELGFAVEIWSWHDKDLKALAATGATFTSMTGYLHGDLIDPASADEVVRTAELSIKAAETLGVTRLNLHTAELVEGQAARPRQRATGQMWLTAAHALERIGELGAAAGVTFCVENLNTIVDHPGVPLARAKDTLALVEGVGHPNVKMMLDLYHAQIGEGNLIGLVRRCGDAIGEIQVADVPGRCEPGTGEINYAAIAAALRAMGYTGTVGLEAWASGDSEAALAAFRHAFT, from the coding sequence ATGAGCAGCTTCCAGCTCGCCGTGTCGTCGGAGATGGTGTTCACCGACCTGCCGATCCTCGACCGCGTCCGGCGGATCGACGAACTCGGTTTCGCCGTCGAGATCTGGAGTTGGCACGACAAGGACCTGAAGGCGCTGGCCGCCACCGGTGCTACGTTCACGTCGATGACCGGTTACCTGCACGGCGATCTCATCGACCCCGCGAGCGCCGATGAGGTGGTCCGCACTGCCGAACTGAGCATCAAGGCCGCCGAGACGCTGGGGGTGACGCGGCTGAACCTGCACACCGCCGAACTCGTCGAAGGCCAGGCCGCCCGCCCGCGTCAGCGGGCCACCGGTCAGATGTGGCTGACGGCGGCCCACGCGCTCGAACGCATCGGCGAGCTGGGCGCGGCCGCCGGCGTGACCTTCTGCGTGGAGAACCTCAACACCATCGTCGACCATCCCGGCGTGCCGCTGGCCCGCGCCAAGGACACCCTCGCCCTCGTCGAGGGCGTCGGTCACCCGAACGTGAAGATGATGCTCGACCTCTACCACGCCCAGATCGGCGAGGGAAACCTGATCGGGTTGGTGCGCCGCTGCGGGGACGCCATCGGCGAGATCCAGGTGGCAGACGTGCCGGGACGCTGCGAACCGGGCACCGGCGAGATCAACTACGCCGCGATCGCCGCGGCGCTGCGCGCCATGGGGTACACGGGCACCGTCGGGCTGGAGGCGTGGGCGTCAGGCGACAGCGAGGCCGCACTGGCCGCCTTCCGGCACGCCTTCACCTGA
- a CDS encoding ABC transporter permease, protein MTTQSETDVAAHKVVRDERVKERNRLQRLLIRPEVGAAIGAIGIFVLFLVVAEPFREAGSLATVLYASSTIGIMACGVAVLMIGGEFDLSTGVAVTFSSLAASMLAYNLHLNLWVGAALALILALAVGFFNGFLVMKTKIPSFLITLSTFFMLAGINLAVTKLVAGQVATQSVSDMQGWDSAQAVFASSFTVFGVSIRITVVWWLIFTAVATWVLFKTKIGNWIFAVGGDAESARAVGVPVTAVKIGLFMFVGFCAWFVGMHLLFSFNTVQSGQGIGNEFFYIIAAVIGGCLLTGGYGTAIGAAIGAFIFGMTNQGIVYAGWDPDWFKFFLGAMLLFAVIANSAFRNYAAKR, encoded by the coding sequence ATGACTACCCAATCAGAAACGGACGTCGCCGCCCACAAGGTGGTCCGCGACGAACGTGTCAAAGAGCGAAACCGGCTGCAACGCCTCCTGATCCGGCCCGAAGTAGGCGCCGCGATAGGTGCGATCGGCATCTTCGTGCTGTTCCTCGTGGTCGCGGAACCGTTCCGCGAGGCCGGCTCACTGGCCACCGTGCTCTACGCCAGTTCCACCATCGGCATCATGGCCTGCGGTGTCGCGGTGCTGATGATCGGCGGCGAGTTCGACCTGTCGACCGGTGTGGCGGTGACGTTCAGCTCGCTGGCCGCGTCGATGCTCGCCTACAACCTGCACCTCAACCTGTGGGTCGGTGCGGCACTGGCACTCATCCTGGCGCTGGCAGTCGGCTTCTTCAACGGCTTCCTGGTGATGAAGACCAAGATCCCCAGCTTCCTGATCACGCTGAGCACGTTTTTCATGTTGGCAGGCATCAACCTCGCCGTCACGAAACTTGTTGCCGGCCAGGTGGCCACCCAGAGTGTCAGCGACATGCAGGGCTGGGATTCCGCGCAAGCGGTGTTCGCCTCGTCGTTCACGGTGTTCGGCGTCAGCATCCGCATCACCGTGGTGTGGTGGCTGATCTTCACCGCGGTGGCGACGTGGGTGCTGTTCAAGACCAAGATCGGCAACTGGATCTTCGCAGTCGGCGGGGACGCGGAAAGCGCTCGCGCCGTGGGTGTTCCGGTCACCGCGGTCAAGATCGGGCTGTTCATGTTCGTCGGGTTCTGCGCCTGGTTCGTCGGCATGCACCTGCTGTTCTCGTTCAACACCGTGCAGTCCGGCCAGGGCATCGGCAACGAGTTCTTCTACATCATCGCCGCGGTCATCGGCGGATGCCTTCTGACGGGTGGCTACGGCACTGCGATCGGCGCCGCCATCGGTGCATTCATCTTCGGTATGACAAACCAGGGCATCGTCTACGCGGGTTGGGACCCGGACTGGTTCAAGTTCTTCCTGGGCGCGATGCTGCTGTTCGCGGTGATCGCCAACAGTGCCTTCCGTAACTATGCAGCGAAGAGGTGA
- a CDS encoding ATP-binding cassette domain-containing protein encodes MTATVERPSSDAPSGGKVPLVELKNVGKSYGNITALKDICLRVHAGEVTGILGDNGAGKSTLIKIISGLHQQTEGELLVDGEATTFGSPADALDKGIATVYQNLAVVPLMPVWRNFFLGQELRKKSFPFSLDANAMRATTLTELAKMGIELPDVDVPIGSLSGGQKQCVAIARAVFFGARVLILDEPTAALGVKQSGVVLKYITAAKEAGFGVVFITHNPHHAHMVGDHFVLLNRGRQKLDCTYDEITLEHLTQQMAGGDELEALSHELRSAKN; translated from the coding sequence ATGACCGCAACAGTCGAAAGGCCAAGCAGCGACGCACCTTCGGGCGGCAAGGTGCCGTTGGTCGAGCTGAAGAACGTCGGCAAGTCCTACGGCAACATCACCGCGCTCAAGGACATCTGCCTTCGGGTGCACGCCGGTGAGGTGACGGGCATCCTCGGTGACAACGGAGCGGGGAAGTCGACGCTGATCAAGATCATCTCGGGGTTGCACCAGCAGACCGAGGGGGAGTTGCTCGTCGACGGCGAGGCGACCACCTTCGGTTCGCCGGCCGATGCGCTCGACAAGGGCATCGCGACGGTGTACCAGAACCTGGCGGTCGTGCCGCTGATGCCGGTGTGGCGGAACTTCTTCCTCGGCCAGGAACTGCGGAAGAAGTCGTTCCCGTTCTCCCTTGATGCCAATGCGATGCGCGCCACCACCCTGACCGAGCTGGCGAAGATGGGCATCGAACTGCCCGACGTCGATGTGCCCATCGGCTCGTTGTCAGGCGGCCAGAAGCAGTGTGTGGCGATCGCGCGCGCAGTGTTCTTCGGGGCGCGGGTGCTGATCCTCGACGAGCCGACTGCCGCGCTGGGTGTCAAGCAGTCCGGTGTGGTGCTGAAGTACATCACTGCGGCCAAGGAAGCTGGCTTCGGCGTGGTGTTCATCACGCACAACCCACACCATGCGCACATGGTGGGTGATCACTTCGTCCTGCTCAATCGTGGCCGGCAGAAGCTGGACTGCACATATGACGAGATCACCTTGGAGCATCTGACACAGCAGATGGCCGGAGGCGACGAGCTCGAGGCGCTGTCGCACGAGTTGCGATCCGCGAAGAACTGA
- a CDS encoding SRPBCC family protein, which produces MTTSTLKTEDAGPRTVSRSVQVGAPVAEIFAMVVDPHRHSDIDGSGTVRDIEVKGPHRLSEGDKFTVGMTQYGLPYKITSTATTIEENRVVEWQHPLGHRWRWELAEVSPGTTKVTETFDYSTAKLPFMIELLGMQKQNAKGIESTLTSLVDRYVKH; this is translated from the coding sequence ATGACTACGTCAACTCTGAAGACAGAAGATGCCGGCCCGCGCACCGTCAGCCGCAGCGTGCAGGTGGGGGCGCCGGTCGCAGAGATCTTCGCGATGGTCGTCGATCCGCACCGCCATTCCGACATCGACGGATCGGGCACCGTGCGGGACATCGAGGTCAAGGGTCCGCATCGGCTCAGCGAGGGCGACAAGTTCACGGTGGGGATGACGCAGTACGGGTTGCCGTACAAGATCACCTCGACCGCCACGACGATCGAGGAGAATCGGGTCGTGGAGTGGCAGCACCCCCTCGGACACCGCTGGCGCTGGGAGTTGGCCGAGGTCAGCCCGGGCACGACGAAGGTGACCGAGACATTCGACTACTCGACGGCGAAGCTGCCGTTCATGATCGAGCTGCTGGGGATGCAGAAGCAGAACGCCAAGGGCATCGAATCGACGCTGACCTCCCTGGTTGACCGGTACGTCAAGCACTAG
- a CDS encoding ABC transporter permease, protein MSLDTFVLMFQRPFAWREYVIQTWFVARVSVLPALMLTMPYSVLLVFTFNILLNEFGASDFSGTGAAIGTVNQIGPIVTVLVVSGAGATAMCADLGARTIRDELDALRVMGINPVQALVVPRVLAATTVALALSASVIIVGLAGAFFFCVYIQNVSAGAFISGLTLLTGAGDVIVSLIKATLFGLAAGLIACYKGVYVGGGPAGVGNAVNETVVFTFMVLFAINVIVTAVGIQFTVS, encoded by the coding sequence ATGTCGCTGGATACCTTCGTGCTGATGTTCCAACGGCCATTCGCGTGGCGCGAGTACGTCATCCAGACGTGGTTCGTCGCGCGAGTCTCCGTACTCCCCGCGCTGATGCTGACCATGCCCTATTCAGTGCTGCTGGTATTCACCTTCAACATCCTGCTCAATGAGTTTGGTGCGTCCGACTTTTCGGGAACCGGCGCCGCAATCGGCACCGTCAATCAGATCGGACCGATCGTCACGGTGCTGGTGGTTTCCGGGGCCGGCGCCACCGCGATGTGCGCAGACCTGGGCGCCCGCACCATCCGTGACGAACTCGACGCGCTGAGAGTGATGGGCATCAATCCGGTGCAGGCGTTGGTGGTGCCGCGCGTCCTCGCGGCCACCACCGTTGCTCTCGCATTGTCCGCATCGGTGATCATCGTCGGGCTCGCCGGCGCGTTCTTCTTCTGCGTCTACATCCAGAATGTGTCTGCAGGAGCGTTCATCTCGGGCCTGACGCTGCTCACCGGAGCCGGAGACGTGATCGTCTCACTGATCAAGGCAACCCTTTTCGGCTTGGCTGCAGGCCTGATCGCCTGCTACAAGGGGGTTTATGTCGGGGGTGGCCCCGCAGGAGTCGGCAACGCCGTCAACGAGACCGTGGTGTTCACCTTCATGGTGCTGTTCGCGATCAACGTCATCGTGACGGCGGTCGGTATCCAGTTCACGGTGTCCTGA